The proteins below come from a single Pieris brassicae chromosome 1, ilPieBrab1.1, whole genome shotgun sequence genomic window:
- the LOC123715763 gene encoding uncharacterized protein LOC123715763, whose product MDLVNRINIVLILLVFKEIIGSNEAQGLSDTIINELYKKYKEACTRDGDFVILRRQFDQNQLFEIHVKKLKEVNGYKLHNLMIKGKVRSGSPFIYINNPVESKMPNAYLTLEEFKEALTKRVQKHKKTTLNFIDVFFTTKKPKIHFHMNSSTILKNATNVVKDTKNLIRPSLKSSFKEENVSNSITSTKPATPEKLLETTNILNSSTTANKPDSSTDETTKSTLKTSVTTVKIEDLMFLRTLPMNYTYTEIENYSNMSVSSKAYKNNTVIPINMTTPIIEAQINDTKHKNVSHLLKEQQKLNKNVVKSVGSVPINTTNLKDKGVMSYSNKTNEKQMKDVVNMTKDYPSTKIERNGTYNLNVTILTSPEIDTKSLPSASSIINSTSASKLPNVTVTHNMPLLFDTHKSNDITIEVLSTNYTQVFQNHRDLTTEQTIITKLLKPKINNENNTENTKIDTFITVATKGITKVINESITFTNDATELTAKSSNLITSTNTSTTETSKRVPKRKVTTETSTIRTPWRRRTSMRSTTKSTTNTKRSTLGRPLVFMGGP is encoded by the exons ATGGATTTAGTAAATAggattaatattgtattgattttattagtttttaaagaaattattggTTCTAATGAAGCGCAAGGTCTATCGGATACCATAATTAAcgagttatataaaaaatacaaggaAGCATGTACACgag ATGGAGATTTCGTCATACTAAGACGTCAATTCGATCAGAATCAACTATTTGAAATACacgttaaaaagttaaaagaaGTGAATGGATACAAACTGCATAATCTAATGATCAAAGGGAAAGTAAGGTCTGGGAGTccctttatttacataaataatccAGTTGAATCAAAAATGCCTAACGCCTATTTGACTTTGGAAGAATTTAAGGAGGCATTAACTAAGAGGGTTCAGAagcataaaaaaacaacattgaATTTTATTGACGTATTTTTCACAACTAAAAAACCTAAGATTCACTTTCACATGAACTCTTCAACAATATTAAAGAATGCAACAAATGTTGTGAAGGACACAAAGAATTTAATAAGGCCATCCTTAAAATCATCATTTAAAGAGGAAAATGTTAGCAATTCAATTACTTCAACTAAACCCGCAACGCCTGAGAAGTTGTTGGaaactacaaatattttgaactCTTCTACAACTGCAAATAAACCAGATTCGTCTACGGACGAAACAACCAAAAGTACTTTAAAAACGAGTGTTACAACAGTAAAAATAGaagatttaatgtttttgcGAACATTACCAATGAACTACACTTATActgaaatagaaaattatagcAATATGTCTGTAAGTTCAAAGGCATACAAAAACAACACTGTAATCCCTATAAATATGACTACTCCAATCATAGAGGCACAAATAAATgatacaaaacataaaaatgtttcacaCCTACTCAAAGAACAGcagaaattaaacaaaaatgttgtaaAATCAGTTGGTTCTGTACCGATTAATACAACAAACCTTAAAGACAAGGGAGTTATGAGTTATTCTAATAAGACAAATGAAAAGCAAATGAAAGATGTAGTAAATATGACAAAAGACTATCCCAGTACGAAAATTGAAAGAAATGGAACCTATAACCTCAATGTCACTATTTTAACAAGTCCAGAGATAGATACAAAATCATTACCGAGTGCAAGTTCTATCATAAATTCAACGAGTGCAAGTAAACTTCCTAATGTCACTGTTACACATAATATGCcattattatttgatacaCATAAATCAAACGATATAACAATAGAAGTTCTTAGTACAAATTACACTCAAGTATTTCAAAACCATAGAGACCTGACTACcgaacaaacaataataacaaaactattgAAACCTAAGATAAATAACGAAAATAACacagaaaatacaaaaatagataCATTCATCACAGTTGCGACTAAAGGAAttacaaaagtaataaatgaaagtaTTACTTTTACTAACGACGCTACAGAATTGACTGCGAAAAGCAGTAATTTAATTACGTCCACAAACACGAGTACTACGGAAACCTCAAAGAGGGTACCGAAACGAAAAGTCACCACAGAAACTTCTACTATAAGAACGCCGTGGCGTAGGAGAACGTCAATGAGGTCTACCACAAAAAGTACGACCAACACCAAAAGGTCAACGTTGGGA agACCACTGGTGTTTATGGGAGGGCCCTGA